From a region of the Arachis ipaensis cultivar K30076 chromosome B09, Araip1.1, whole genome shotgun sequence genome:
- the LOC107615995 gene encoding uncharacterized protein LOC107615995, translating into MQFKNRLNSIKISGSMSKYLLEIKDTVDALFSVGEQVKDDDHVNAILHGLTEEFVSLITSIVIRPGGITVPELEVVLLSHESMLERYKKPEQFIQANLAYHNGRGSAREHFRGKEEDMKEVEASPQELSASSAVNLATLQSTAALLQDQDWYPDSGAAHHMMYDARNLTDQADYAGHERVIIGNDITKNLMSVYKFCCDNHVYFEFHHDNCCVKSQETREVVLKGVVDKGLYRFLNFNIENTQSSAEAAAAFLTNSEPANDSLLWHARLGHPSNNVLYSFTKFDNAPEYVNLSKSLQSCGVIHRFSCPHTLQQNGNAKWKHRHVVEMGLTLEAFQTVVYLINALPTPTLQNQSPMETLSSLNASLCGAEPPTTILLDVPAAQAVPIPLQSPEVVLPLPITSATQNCHPMITRGKLCISKPWALHAQLEHTSIKQALSDSKWRATMDAEYSAFMQNRTWNLVKLPPNREPIGSKWVFWIKYNADGIDKYKARLVAQGFHQRPGLDYKETFSPVVKPASIRIMLSLALANSWPIKQLDVNNAFLHGDLLEDVYMSQPKGYEQGDGTLVCKLTKALYGLKQATRAWYVKLLGAFKRLGFTPTKSDTSLFTRITPQSRLYAPVYVDDIILTGDSSPTIIKSFSN; encoded by the exons ATGCAGTTCAAGAACAGACTCAACTCGATCAAGATCTCTGGTTCGATGAGCAAGTATTTGCTGGAGATAAAAGACACAGTTGATGCACTATTCTCGGTTGGTGAACAGGTAAAAGATGATGATCATGTAAATGCTATTTTGCACGGCTTAACTGAAGAATTTGTGTCCTTAATCACATCAATTGTAATAAGACCTGGAGGAATCACGGTTCCTGAGCTAGAAGTAGTATTACTCTCacatgaaagcatgttagaaAGATATAAGAAGCCTGAGCAATTTATACAAGCAAATTTGGCCTACCACAATGGCAGAGGAAGCGCTAGAGAGCATTTTAGAG GCAAGGAAGAGGATATGAAGGAAGTAGAGGCTAGTCCTCAAGAACTCAGTGCCAGCTCTGCAGTGAACCTGGCCACACTGCAGTCCACTGCTG CACTCCTTCAAGATCAAGACTGGTATCCTGATTCCGGAGCCGCTCATCACATGATGTATGATGCAAGAAATTTGACTGATCAAGCAGATTATGCAGGTCATGAGCGAGTTATAATTGGGAATG ATATCACCAAGAACCTCATGAGTGTCTATAAATTTTGTTGTGATAACCACGTTTACTTTGAATTTCATCATGACAACTGTTGTGTCAAATCACAGGAAACTAGAGAAGTTGTTCTCAAGGGAGTTGTTGATAAAGGTCTTTACCGGTTTCTCAATTTCAACATTGAAAACACACAAAGCAGTGCTGAAGCAGCAGCTGCATTCCTCACAAATAGTGAACCAGCTAATGATTCCTTGTTGTGGCATGCTCGTTTAGGCCACCCCTCAAATAATGTTCTCTACAGTTTTACAAAATT TGATAATGCACCTGAATATGTTAACTTGTCAAAGTCCTTGCAGTCTTGTGGAGTGATTCACAGGTTCTCCTGCCCGCATACTCTTCAACAGAATGGCAATGCTAAATGGAAGCACCGCCACGTGGTTGAGATGGGACTCACACTTGAAGCCTTCCAAACTGTTGTCTACCTGATTAATGCCCTACCAACACCCACACTACAAAATCAATCACCAATGGAG ACACTCTCCTCCTTAAATGCCTCCCTGTGTGGAGCTGAACCTCCAACAACTATACTCCTAGATGTGCCTGCTGCCCAGGCCGTCCCCATTCCACTTCAGTCCCCTGAGGTTGTCCTACCTTTACCTATCACCTCTGCAACTCAGAACTGTCATCCAATGATTACCAGAGGAAAGTTGTGCATTTCTAAGCCCTGGGCTCTCCATGCTCAACTTGAACATACCTCAATCAAACAGGCCCTTTCTGATTCTAAGTGGCGAGCCACCATGGATGCTGAGTACTCTGCCTTCATGCAAAATCGCACCTGGAATTTAGTAAAATTGCCACCAAATAGGGAGCCCATTGGTAGCAAGTGGGTGTTTTGGATCAAATATAATGCTGATGGAATTGACAAATACAAAGCTAGGCTGGTTGCCCAGGGCTTCCATCAAAGACCAGGGCTAGATTATAAGGAAACATTCAGTCCAGTGGTAAAACCTGCTTCGATTCGCATAATGCTATCCCTTGCTCTTGCAAACTCCTGGCCTATCAAGCAACTGGATGTCAACAATGCCTTCTTGCATGGTGACTTATTGGAGGATGTATATATGTCTCAACCAAAGGGCTATGAACAAGGAGATGGAACCCTAGTCTGCAAGCTGACCAAAGCGCTCTATGGCCTGAAACAGGCCACTCGGGCCTGGTATGTGAAATTGTTGGGTGCTTTTAAGCGTCTGGGGTTCACCCCCACAAAATCAGATACCTCCCTCTTTACACGAATCACCCCTCAATCCAGGCTCTATGCACCTGTCTATGTTGATGATATCATCCTCACCGGTGACTCTAGCCCTACAATAATCAAGTCATTCAGCAACTAA